Genomic window (Oligoflexia bacterium):
CTTAGAACCCAAACTCGCCATTTTAGATGAAACCGATTCAGGTTTAGATATCGACGCTTTAAAATCAGTCGCCGAAGGCGTAAATGCTCTTCGAAGTTCTGAGAGATCAATGATCGTCATCACTCATTATCAACGACTTTTAGATTATATTGTTCCTGATTTTGTTCATGTCCTTTCAGACGGAAAAATTGTAAAATCAGGAGATAAATCTCTTGCTCTTGAATTAGAAGAA
Coding sequences:
- the sufC gene encoding Fe-S cluster assembly ATPase SufC (part of SUF system involved in inserting iron-sulfur clusters into proteins; in Escherichia coli this protein forms a complex with SufBD; the SufBCD complex stimulates the cysteine desulfurase SufS in conjunction with SufE) — its product is LEPKLAILDETDSGLDIDALKSVAEGVNALRSSERSMIVITHYQRLLDYIVPDFVHVLSDGKIVKSGDKSLALELEEKGYAPSSQGVH